A region of Vitis vinifera cultivar Pinot Noir 40024 chromosome 13, ASM3070453v1 DNA encodes the following proteins:
- the LOC100259184 gene encoding steroid 5-alpha-reductase DET2, whose protein sequence is MVQPLDFLYPSSFFITTMSLVGFLSISFFGVLEILGIHLQYSKLWNANSRRIKVSSTAGMLLLYAPACLFGFASFWIFPENNFRSLLVASALTIHFFKRVLEILFVHKYSGGMVLDSGILISLSYTLSTATMIYIQHLVQGSMEPSIDLKYPGILLFLVGIYGNFYHHLLLSRLRRKDEKGYKIPRGGLFHLVICPHYLFEIIGFIGVSFISQTLYASSFTLGTTVYLIGRSYATRKWYLSKFENFPREVKALVPYIF, encoded by the exons ATGGTGCAGCCCCTCGATTTTCTATACCCCTCCTCTTTCTTCATCACAACCATGTCCCTCGTAGGTTTTCTAAGTATATCCTTCTTCGGAGTCCTGGAAATTCTAGGGATTCATCTTCAGTATTCCAAATTATGGAATGCCAATTCCCGGAGAATCAAGGTCTCCAGCACAGCAGGCATGCTTTTATTATACGCTCCGGCTTGTCTCTTTGGCTTTGCTTCCTTTTGGATTTTCCCGGAAAATAATTTCCGATCTCTGTTGGTGGCTTCTGCTCTTACAATCCATTTCTTCAAGAGAGTTCTGGAG ATTTTGTTTGTTCACAAATACAGTGGTGGGATGGTCTTGGATTCTGGCATCCTCATCTCTCTCAGCTATACCCTATCCACAGCAACCATGATCTATATCCAACACTTGGTCCAAGGGTCCATGGAGCCATCTATTGATCTCAAGTACCCTGGCATTCTACTGTTTTTAGTGGGAATCTATGGTAACTTTTACCATCACCTCCTCCTTTCCAGACTGAGGAGAAAGGATGAAAAGGGCTACAAGATTCCTAGAGGGGGTCTCTTTCACTTAGTTATTTGCCCACATTATCTTTTTGAAATTATTGGATTTATTGGGGTATCCTTCATTTCTCAAACATTATATGCATCCTCCTTCACACTAGGCACAACTGTGTATTTGATTGGAAGAAGCTATGCTACTAGGAAATGGTACCtttccaaatttgaaaattttcctagGGAGGTCAAGGCTCTGGTTCCCTATATTTTCTAG
- the LOC100254065 gene encoding uncharacterized protein LOC100254065, producing MSITTFLVLSLFGFLEMLGIHLQYSKLWNVNSRRPSIKVSSTADMLFLYTPAFLFGLSSFGLFPDNDFRCGLVASALTVHFLKRNLEVLFIHKYSGGMVLDSGIVISLSYFTSTATTIYSQHLVQGSMEPLIDLKCPGILLFLVGISGNFYHHYLLSKLREKDEKSYKIPRGGLFHQVICPHYLFEILAFIGVSFMSQTLYYFSFTIGTALYLLGRSYATRKWYLSKFESFPREIKALVPYIF from the exons ATGTCCATCACAACTTTTCTAGTACTATCCTTGTTTGGATTCCTTGAAATGTTAGGAATCCATCTTCAGTATTCCAAACTATGGAATGTCAATTCCAGGAGACCATCAATCAAAGTCTCCAGCACAGCAGACATGCTTTTCTTGTATACTCCTGCTTTTCTCTTCGGTCTTTCTTCCTTTGGGCTCTTCCCAGATAATGATTTCCGATGTGGGTTGGTGGCTTCAGCCCTCACAGTCCATTTCCTCAAGAGAAATTTGGAG GTTCTGTTCATCCACAAGTATAGTGGTGGCATGGTTCTGGACTCTGGTATCGTCATCTCTCTCAGCTATTTCACATCCACAGCAACCACCATCTATTCCCAACACCTTGTCCAGGGGTCCATGGAGCCACTAATTGACCTCAAATGCCCtgggattctactatttttagtGGGAATTTCAGGTAATTTTTACCACCACTATCTCCTTTCCAAACTGAGGGAAAAGGATGAGAAGAGCTATAAAATCCCTAGAGGGGGTCTCTTTCACCAAGTCATATGCCCACATTATCTTTTCGAAATTCTAGCATTTATTGGGGTTTCTTTCATGTCTCAAACACTATATTATTTCTCCTTCACAATAGGCACTGCTTTGTACTTGCTTGGAAGGAGTTACGCTACTAGGAAATGGTATCTTTCCAAATTTGAAAGTTTCCCTAGGGAGATCAAGGCTCTAGTTCCCTATATTTTCTAG